The Primulina tabacum isolate GXHZ01 chromosome 1, ASM2559414v2, whole genome shotgun sequence genome contains the following window.
CCTGACTTAAGAATTATTATTCACTTTCGTCTGAGGCAATATCCTCAAATTGCTATACTGGAACAAGATTTTGGTAATAAATTACTTCTTCAATATCCGAGGTCAGATCGAAACCTTTTATTACCCTTTTAtcattttctagaaagttggttAAAATATGACATCTTGCTCCATATGTCTAACAATTACAATCTTTAAACTTTCCGAGATCTTCTGAACGTTTTCTTTGTTGGTGTTCTTCTCGTGCTTCAAGATGTGCTCAATGCTTAGGATGACATTCTAGTTCTTGATGGTCCACTACTTTGcccagatttataagatctggtTTTTTGTCTTAACCATATTGTTattggtttccaagaacttctttcACTTCTGGCATAACTATGAAATCTAAAGCTCTTTCTTTTCTGCctttgtggtttacttccaataatcGTTGGaaaatcattttctttacaCCATTGAGAAGTACGTTTGTTAATACCTTTTAGTCGTTTGTAATACTTTTGTAATGCTGTCATATGACATCATTCtgccaatttttttttgagaaaatagGCTCTTCGTGTCAAAGTATCTGGATTTCCCGGGACATATTCCCTAATTAGTTTTTACCCCAAgttgtgttcatctttagatctacgACATTGAGATTTGCAAAAGATTCTATAAGATCTTGGCGATTATCGAGATCAATTTTTTCTAAAGCTGTCATcagaataaaattttttatgagaaaattttaattagattgatcttttttttttcgtCAGTCAAATGTTTTGCAATACTTTAGTCTTTTCGCTTTGGTGTAATAAGAGTTCAGTACCAAAAAATTGTGATAACTTTccttccaaaatatttttactagaATTTGGTTATTATAGGGTTTGAATtttgtttgaatattttttaatgttacaagaattttttcttgtttttcaaaGATTTTCTCCATATTTGTGGTACATAATACAACACATTTCTATAATTTTGTATTGTCTTTTGAATTTCTctaaatttttttgataatttttgaAGAATCCAGTACTATTTCTAGAAAcatattattttgaatcataaacTCACCTTAGGAATGATAAATTTCACTTTATTCTTGGTATATAATTTTGATTAGATcttcttatttcaaatattttaaaattttagaataAACCTTCCAAATAATTAATCTCGAACTTGAGTTCAGATccatattatttgaaaaaattctCTTCCTCAAATAGTTAATTACTcagtaaataataattttaaatgtttaaaataaaaaaatttaatctaaatatatcATTCTTGACCGAATAAAAATCAATCATTAAAATCATcatgtataaaaatatttttgtcaattttaatattttagaaaGTTGAAACAAAGTTTTTTGAGTATAATAAATAATGATAACTTTATGTTTGATCATGAAGATTTACCTCCCGTTTATCTTATAAATGATTACTatacagaaaaataaaataaaaacaaacttATTAAAGATAGattatagaaaataattttaaaacaattaGCAAGCAATCTTCTTGTATCAAAATCCAATTTAGAGTAAATATTCCTCAGAGCAGCAAAATAAATATTgcaaaaaacaataatttccgcaatgaaaaacaaatatttaattCTAAATCACAAGAACACACCCCTATCCTATACTTGATCGAATTCGCGAGAGTAATTCTCCTtcctaattaatttaattaatcagCTCCAACAACGGAAAGCCCAAATTAATCGAACCAAAACCTAGAATTTCGGATCATTTGATTCAAACTTTGAGGATTTTGGCGGCTCTGATGACGGGATTTTCCCTCGCAATCGCCTCGCGGCCGGCCGCTTTGTAATCGTAGCTGCAATCGTGCCGATCTGAATATCTGTGCTCAGAACAGAACAATTCTCCGCACCTGCACCGGAAACCCATCAAACCGATCCGTTTCCTGCAGCCCGACCCGGAGCACCGGTTCACCTCCCTCGGTCTCTTCAAAACCCGTTTCTCCCCAGGATCGGGGCTCTCCGGAGTCAACCCCGAGCTGGATCTCGAGTCACACGCGATCGAAATCTTCGGATCCGAGCCTTCCGTCATCCTGGAGGCCGGGACATGCGACGGAGGCGTGGAGGTCGGCTGCGGTGGGGTACATATCCGCAAGCTCTCCGGAACCTTGAGTTCGGTCTCTTCTTTCTCCCTCTTTTGTGCCATGTCGTGATCGATCTGATCGAGATCGGAAGGTCCGGCGAGAGAGACGAAGGCGGCGAAGGAATCGAGGAGGTGAGATGAAATGCGAAATGAGAAATGAGTAACCGGGGGTATTAAATATGATTCCGAATTAAATATGGGGcgaatattaaattaatggaATCTCGTGGGTGTCTTTGGAGCGCGTGAGGGGGGGGAATCGCTGTATCAGTCATTAAGGTCcattgaaatgactgaaacgcCCCTCGGGACTTACTTTTTGGTGGACAGTGACGTATTTCCCGCATGGGCTGAAATAAGGGTAGACTTTGTCTTTTCATGTGGATGGATAGAAAACAGGGATTGAGCCACCAATTTTGACGATAGTCCGTGTCACTATCTTTATTTTAttggttattattttaaataaacacGATGATTATATGAAACCATGTTTGGCAGAATAACATCATAAATTAAAGTAGAGGAAGGAATAACTCACCGGACATAGAATATGATTTCTTAACTAATGCATGAGTGGTAGTCTGGTTCTTCGTTGATCTTCTAGGAAAAACAAAGTTACATTATGTAAATCCGAAGCGAAGCATTTGCACTCGTGGATAATTAATCTTAGACGGGGAGGAATCCGAGTTGGAGAATTTCATGCATCAAACCATGTAGGCAGCCATGTATCATTGCTAAAAATGAATCATGAGAGTCGCGGAGAAGGCACCCAAAACCCATACGACAATGATTGAGGAACACAGCTGCATCAACATTGCATTTGAGGTAAAGGCTCAGGTGGTTTGTGCCAACGTAAACATTTTTGCTGCTGACTAGGGGAAATGGAAGAAA
Protein-coding sequences here:
- the LOC142545512 gene encoding zinc finger A20 and AN1 domain-containing stress-associated protein 5-like; translation: MAQKREKEETELKVPESLRICTPPQPTSTPPSHVPASRMTEGSDPKISIACDSRSSSGLTPESPDPGEKRVLKRPREVNRCSGSGCRKRIGLMGFRCRCGELFCSEHRYSDRHDCSYDYKAAGREAIARENPVIRAAKILKV